The following are from one region of the Salicibibacter kimchii genome:
- the ctaG gene encoding cytochrome c oxidase assembly factor CtaG has protein sequence MGELFEQLTFRALWTPELIIVLAVVATLYILLTRKWYVRFEGGSKPRLKHDFLFGLALLFLYLGWGSPLYSTGHMTITIHMFQMVSAYFFSVPLLIIALPNWFLSAAFEGFGNYARRARNAMFHPIVGLVTFNALFSFYHIPGVFDFLMLRPGVHSLYEILLFIAAWMMWWHIIAPLPKEQYLHDLRRILYIFGSGLLITPACALIIFSGYPLYDTYTDMQYWASVMAYCLPANAGVSSSMFGGIGFLGNLDAYSDQQLAGIMMKVAQEILYGSAIGVAFKQWLQKDSHQDSGEPSISDIPEHVKMGDR, from the coding sequence ATGGGTGAATTGTTCGAACAATTAACATTTCGAGCGTTATGGACACCTGAACTCATCATTGTTTTAGCAGTTGTGGCTACCCTCTACATTCTTTTGACACGTAAGTGGTACGTTCGCTTTGAAGGTGGGAGCAAGCCGCGTTTAAAACATGATTTTTTGTTTGGATTAGCACTCCTATTTCTTTACTTGGGGTGGGGGAGCCCTTTATATAGTACGGGCCATATGACGATTACGATTCATATGTTCCAAATGGTTTCCGCCTATTTCTTTTCTGTGCCGCTGTTGATCATCGCATTGCCAAATTGGTTTTTGAGCGCGGCCTTCGAAGGATTTGGCAATTATGCACGAAGGGCTAGAAACGCGATGTTTCACCCGATTGTCGGGCTAGTTACGTTTAACGCCCTCTTTTCGTTTTATCATATTCCCGGTGTTTTTGACTTTTTAATGTTACGCCCGGGCGTTCACAGTTTGTATGAAATCTTGTTGTTCATCGCCGCGTGGATGATGTGGTGGCATATCATCGCGCCGTTACCTAAAGAACAATATCTTCACGACTTACGACGAATCTTGTATATTTTCGGAAGCGGTCTATTGATCACCCCCGCGTGTGCCCTGATTATTTTCTCAGGTTATCCGCTTTATGATACGTACACGGATATGCAGTATTGGGCAAGCGTCATGGCATATTGCTTGCCGGCGAATGCAGGTGTCTCCTCATCGATGTTTGGTGGCATCGGCTTCTTAGGAAACTTAGATGCGTATAGTGACCAACAGCTTGCCGGAATCATGATGAAAGTCGCCCAAGAAATCTTATATGGGAGTGCGATCGGCGTGGCGTTTAAACAATGGCTACAAAAAGATAGCCATCAAGACAGCGGAGAGCCCTCGATCAGTGACATTCCGGAACATGTGAAAATGGGGGACCGTTAG
- a CDS encoding SCO family protein translates to MIKKTTVAFGALLLFCSGCAWLYETGAENGTDLSESALYVSDFSFTNQDEETVTNEDLEGDYWVASMVFSRCPTVCNVMTPNMSSLQADLEDENLDTTLVSFTVDPDFDDPETLRSYGENYNADFAGWHFLTGYEQEDIEAIAQNTFASVVEKDPEGNDIIHSTQFYLVDPHGQVIRQYDGMDTDTEPIAEDIQAVQG, encoded by the coding sequence ATGATAAAAAAAACAACAGTTGCTTTTGGCGCATTGCTATTGTTTTGCAGCGGCTGTGCTTGGCTATACGAGACGGGAGCGGAGAATGGCACCGATTTATCAGAATCAGCGTTGTACGTGAGTGACTTTTCATTTACGAATCAGGATGAAGAAACGGTAACCAATGAAGATTTAGAAGGCGACTACTGGGTTGCCAGTATGGTATTTAGCCGCTGCCCGACGGTCTGCAATGTAATGACGCCGAACATGTCAAGTTTACAGGCGGATCTTGAAGATGAAAATCTGGATACAACCCTTGTGTCATTTACCGTTGATCCGGACTTTGACGATCCCGAGACATTACGATCGTATGGAGAAAACTACAACGCCGATTTTGCCGGCTGGCATTTTCTCACCGGGTATGAACAAGAAGACATTGAAGCAATCGCGCAAAATACATTCGCAAGCGTCGTCGAAAAAGATCCGGAAGGCAACGATATCATTCATTCCACGCAGTTTTATTTGGTGGATCCGCATGGACAGGTCATTCGCCAGTATGACGGAATGGATACGGATACAGAACCGATTGCCGAAGATATTCAAGCGGTGCAGGGCTGA
- a CDS encoding GNAT family N-acetyltransferase translates to MKVYELTKEHTDEHIHKTADLLMGQMESIGGPNAYENMVTVIRASMDEGSHAYTFVAEEGDRILGAAFLNVQKSLVKGGNFIWLNDLYVHVEHRNQGIAKKLLLYVVHWAEHHDMKGIELETGVNNQATKALYNSLGFYDVVSKRYGFQF, encoded by the coding sequence ATGAAAGTATACGAGTTAACAAAAGAACATACCGACGAGCATATTCATAAAACTGCGGATCTCCTTATGGGACAAATGGAATCCATCGGCGGGCCAAACGCTTATGAAAATATGGTTACCGTTATCCGCGCGTCCATGGATGAGGGCTCTCACGCGTATACGTTTGTTGCCGAAGAGGGCGACAGGATTCTCGGAGCTGCATTTCTTAATGTACAAAAAAGCTTAGTGAAAGGCGGCAATTTTATCTGGTTGAATGATCTGTATGTACATGTTGAGCACCGCAATCAGGGGATCGCGAAAAAATTGCTTTTATATGTCGTTCATTGGGCCGAACATCATGATATGAAAGGCATTGAATTGGAAACAGGGGTAAACAACCAGGCCACAAAAGCATTGTACAATTCCCTCGGTTTTTACGACGTCGTGTCGAAAAGATATGGGTTTCAATTTTGA
- a CDS encoding YitT family protein, which produces MITRQTTLWMELQKIGIIIFGAFAVAIGLNFFLETANIFASGLTGVSQFLSAFLPLSTGVMLFVLNIPVAILGWKKVGRLFTFYSFLHVALTTFFLEVVPFQELAGDIMLNAVFGGIITAVGVSLPLRYGASAGGLDIIALVLARMSDRPLGVYFFSLNALIVFAAGFAYDWEQALFTLVSIYATSRIIDMVHTRHVKCTAFIVTKKADELREAIHDHVTRGITRMPAKGGYDESEKEVLMITITRYELYVLRQVTEATDPNAFTNIVPTSDIVGSFRKDD; this is translated from the coding sequence GTGATAACTAGACAGACAACATTATGGATGGAATTACAGAAAATAGGAATTATTATCTTTGGTGCCTTTGCCGTAGCCATTGGGCTTAATTTTTTTCTGGAAACGGCTAATATATTCGCGAGCGGATTAACCGGGGTTTCCCAGTTTCTTTCCGCTTTTCTTCCTCTTTCGACAGGGGTCATGCTTTTCGTGCTGAATATACCCGTCGCGATTCTCGGGTGGAAAAAAGTCGGTCGTTTGTTTACGTTTTATAGTTTTTTGCATGTGGCGTTAACGACGTTTTTCTTGGAAGTCGTCCCTTTTCAGGAGTTAGCCGGTGATATTATGCTCAATGCTGTTTTCGGAGGCATTATCACGGCTGTCGGTGTGTCCTTGCCGTTAAGATACGGGGCTTCGGCAGGAGGTTTAGACATTATCGCACTCGTGCTGGCCAGGATGAGCGACCGCCCGCTCGGTGTGTATTTTTTTAGTCTAAATGCTTTGATCGTTTTTGCCGCGGGTTTTGCCTACGATTGGGAACAGGCATTGTTTACGCTCGTTTCCATCTATGCGACGTCAAGAATCATCGACATGGTACATACGCGACACGTCAAATGTACCGCCTTCATTGTCACGAAAAAAGCGGATGAATTGAGAGAAGCAATTCACGACCATGTCACGCGAGGGATTACACGCATGCCTGCCAAAGGCGGATATGATGAGTCTGAAAAAGAAGTATTGATGATCACAATCACGCGTTATGAACTTTATGTTTTGCGGCAAGTGACGGAAGCAACGGACCCCAATGCGTTCACAAATATTGTGCCAACCTCAGATATCGTAGGTTCGTTTAGAAAAGATGATTAA
- a CDS encoding ATP-binding protein — protein sequence MNRFQSKNLQRHLNKPNVKINLKIKMILLIVALIIGMFIIVGFFVHYFFSDSLEEQMGERVLNVAQSVARIPELREAFDEDDPASIIQPIVDPIREETGAEFIVVGNTDEIRYAHPLPDRIGERMVGDDNDRALIDGEAYVSKAVGSLGPSMRGKVPVFSEEEEIVGVVSVGFLVDDIQDIIANYIRELWYVLFFIVSVGVIGAVMIAHYIKKTLFNLEPEEISHLFLQKETILQSTHEGIIAVNQKGLITLMNQTAHRLLFPNQKQEASYVGKHIEEVLPYTRLPEVLSDGDSQYDQEMLIGNNSVFVNRIPIFYENKVVGAVSTFRNKTEIEKLTKELTRIKQYAEALRAQTHEFSNKLYTISGLLQLNRKQEAVELIQKETHTQQEWIQFLIQKVPDPMVSAVLLGKLNQANELNIHMTLHPDSKLTYRLSGKKREALLTVVGNVLENALEAVRKQPQKNRQVRIFFTDIGNEVIFEIDDSGPGVQPELSEQIFTQGFSTKEGSQRGIGLALSSHVLSDNGGAILLEDGELGGACFVITIPKEDT from the coding sequence ATGAACAGGTTTCAAAGCAAAAATCTACAAAGGCATCTCAATAAACCAAATGTCAAAATTAATTTAAAAATAAAAATGATACTGCTGATCGTTGCATTGATTATTGGTATGTTTATCATTGTAGGATTTTTTGTGCATTATTTTTTTTCGGACTCATTAGAAGAACAAATGGGAGAAAGAGTTTTGAACGTGGCGCAAAGTGTCGCGCGTATACCGGAATTGCGTGAAGCATTTGATGAGGACGATCCTGCTTCCATCATTCAACCCATTGTAGATCCGATTAGAGAAGAAACAGGGGCTGAGTTCATTGTGGTTGGTAATACGGACGAGATTCGTTATGCTCATCCCTTGCCGGACCGGATAGGGGAACGAATGGTAGGTGATGATAATGATCGTGCTTTAATTGATGGGGAAGCCTATGTTTCAAAGGCGGTCGGTTCTTTAGGCCCTTCAATGCGGGGGAAGGTACCTGTTTTCTCTGAAGAAGAGGAAATTGTGGGTGTTGTTTCCGTTGGTTTTTTAGTCGATGACATCCAAGACATTATTGCCAATTATATCCGGGAATTATGGTACGTTTTATTCTTTATTGTTTCCGTAGGCGTTATAGGGGCGGTGATGATCGCGCATTATATTAAAAAAACGTTATTTAATTTGGAGCCTGAAGAAATTTCCCACTTGTTTTTGCAAAAAGAAACCATTCTTCAATCTACCCATGAAGGAATTATTGCCGTGAATCAAAAAGGGCTGATTACTTTAATGAATCAAACCGCTCATCGTCTGTTGTTCCCAAATCAAAAGCAGGAAGCGTCATATGTTGGAAAACACATCGAGGAAGTGCTCCCGTATACAAGGTTGCCGGAAGTGCTCAGTGATGGTGACAGCCAATATGACCAAGAAATGTTGATCGGGAACAATAGTGTTTTCGTCAACCGTATCCCGATTTTTTATGAGAATAAAGTGGTTGGGGCCGTATCCACTTTTCGAAACAAAACGGAGATTGAGAAGTTAACAAAGGAGTTAACGCGAATTAAGCAGTATGCCGAAGCGCTTCGGGCCCAAACCCATGAGTTTTCAAACAAGTTATATACGATTTCAGGATTGCTGCAGTTGAATCGAAAACAAGAAGCGGTTGAGTTAATCCAGAAAGAAACCCATACACAGCAGGAGTGGATTCAATTTTTGATTCAAAAAGTGCCTGATCCGATGGTTAGTGCTGTACTTTTAGGCAAATTGAATCAAGCAAATGAGCTTAACATCCATATGACCTTACACCCGGACAGCAAATTAACATATCGATTGTCAGGGAAAAAAAGAGAAGCGCTTTTAACAGTGGTGGGCAATGTGTTAGAAAATGCATTGGAGGCGGTAAGGAAGCAGCCGCAAAAAAACCGGCAGGTGCGTATTTTCTTTACGGACATTGGAAATGAGGTTATTTTTGAAATCGACGATTCAGGTCCCGGTGTTCAGCCGGAATTAAGTGAGCAAATTTTTACGCAAGGGTTTTCAACAAAAGAAGGCTCCCAAAGAGGGATCGGTTTAGCTTTGAGTAGCCATGTGCTATCAGATAACGGAGGCGCGATTTTACTTGAAGATGGCGAGCTTGGAGGGGCTTGCTTTGTGATAACCATACCTAAAGAGGATACATGA
- a CDS encoding BsuPI-related putative proteinase inhibitor, translated as MKFAFVLIVFTVIAACSQGEHSEGGEGEMTEDGLYVQADAHGKNGRIIVEATVGNGGDDPVELQFNTSQRIEVRLFEKGKPEQTVYRSSQEMMYNQVLGTLTLDPGEASTFNEEIPSMYVTDGGSYEGEVHITVDRINDEDAPTKPSGSFAVDM; from the coding sequence TTGAAGTTTGCATTCGTGCTTATCGTGTTTACTGTGATTGCTGCTTGTAGTCAGGGAGAACACTCAGAAGGAGGAGAGGGCGAAATGACCGAAGATGGCCTCTATGTACAGGCGGATGCTCACGGAAAAAACGGGAGAATCATAGTGGAGGCAACCGTTGGTAATGGCGGAGATGATCCGGTTGAACTTCAGTTTAATACGAGTCAACGGATCGAAGTGCGGCTGTTTGAAAAGGGCAAGCCGGAACAGACCGTGTACCGTTCATCTCAAGAAATGATGTATAATCAAGTCCTTGGAACGCTAACGCTCGATCCGGGAGAAGCATCGACGTTCAATGAAGAGATCCCTTCGATGTACGTAACAGATGGAGGCAGCTACGAGGGAGAGGTTCACATAACAGTGGATCGCATTAATGACGAAGATGCACCGACAAAACCATCCGGCTCGTTTGCGGTTGATATGTGA
- a CDS encoding YeeE/YedE family protein, which yields MSTYAQPINEQHSVVKKEPSPALHPPQNKLVIGALVVTLALAIFLLVTQNIVQPLLLIIGVGLGYTLFHARFGFTSAFRRLASVGNGQSLRAHMLMLAVACLLFAPILATGYSFFGGEATGNISPVGVSLIVGAFIFGIGMQLGGGCASGTLYAVGGGRSVMFITLIFFIIGSTIGAAHFDFWMDDMPAAEPFSLATSTGLGYGGALLVSLAIFGGIAWLTKVIEKRKNPPKEAPKPSAIGWKRIFRGSWPLFAAAIALAVLNAVTLMTRESPWGVTYALTLWGSKVADAIGFDVASWGFWQGDEAVLNASIFADTTTVLNFGVILGAFIASAAGGLFKFTQIRLKNAVASVIGGLLMGYGARLAFGCNIGAYFSGIASFSAHGYIWGIMALAGTFLALFLRPLFGLSVPKPRDSFC from the coding sequence ATGTCGACTTATGCTCAGCCGATCAATGAACAACATTCGGTCGTTAAAAAAGAACCATCGCCGGCGCTTCATCCGCCGCAAAATAAATTGGTGATAGGCGCACTTGTTGTGACGTTGGCATTAGCCATTTTTCTTTTGGTTACCCAGAACATCGTTCAGCCTTTACTCTTAATCATTGGAGTAGGATTGGGATATACACTTTTCCACGCTCGTTTTGGCTTTACGTCCGCGTTTAGACGTTTGGCCTCGGTTGGTAACGGCCAATCGTTACGCGCACATATGTTGATGCTTGCAGTGGCCTGTCTATTGTTTGCGCCCATCCTTGCCACCGGTTATTCGTTTTTTGGCGGCGAAGCGACAGGGAACATTTCCCCGGTCGGTGTAAGTTTGATCGTCGGTGCATTTATATTCGGTATCGGCATGCAACTTGGAGGCGGTTGTGCGTCGGGAACGCTTTATGCTGTTGGCGGTGGACGCTCGGTCATGTTTATCACATTAATTTTTTTCATCATCGGTTCCACAATTGGTGCCGCTCATTTTGATTTCTGGATGGATGATATGCCGGCCGCTGAACCGTTTTCGTTGGCCACATCTACGGGGCTTGGGTATGGCGGTGCGCTCCTTGTTTCCTTGGCTATCTTTGGCGGGATTGCCTGGCTAACGAAAGTCATTGAAAAGAGAAAAAATCCGCCAAAAGAAGCACCGAAACCTTCTGCCATTGGGTGGAAAAGAATCTTCCGTGGGTCTTGGCCGCTGTTTGCCGCCGCGATTGCCCTGGCGGTCCTTAACGCGGTGACGTTAATGACGAGGGAGAGCCCGTGGGGTGTCACGTACGCGTTAACCCTTTGGGGATCTAAAGTCGCAGACGCCATTGGATTTGATGTCGCGAGCTGGGGTTTTTGGCAAGGCGACGAAGCGGTGCTCAACGCTTCCATCTTCGCAGACACCACGACGGTGCTTAATTTTGGCGTTATCCTTGGTGCTTTTATTGCTTCGGCCGCCGGAGGGCTTTTTAAGTTTACGCAAATCAGGCTGAAAAACGCCGTAGCTTCCGTGATTGGCGGGTTGTTGATGGGCTATGGCGCGCGTCTCGCGTTTGGTTGCAATATTGGCGCTTACTTCAGCGGCATTGCTTCGTTTAGTGCCCATGGCTATATTTGGGGCATCATGGCACTCGCGGGAACATTTTTGGCTCTTTTTCTACGGCCGTTATTCGGATTATCGGTGCCGAAACCTAGAGATTCTTTTTGTTAG
- a CDS encoding AI-2E family transporter, giving the protein MPQGKYFKIGYAIALTLLIIYLGTLVDFVFRPVIIFLQTVFAPIALAGVLFYLFRPIVNFLHRWMPKGVAILLLYLTFIGLLTLFAFMIGPEIQNQFNSLIDQFPQFIQEMQGWFNTIMQTELVQNIMEDESIDLEEIGATIGSYITDSLGNISDNVMNVVGTLTTAVIVIIIVPFVLFYMLKEGEKAPQQLLRLLPKKQEKEGERILSDMDTALASFIQGQIIVSFCVGVLVYIAYLIIGVDYSLILALVAMVTNLIPFIGPWIGTAPGLVVALFDGWFTALLVVGAVVIIQQFESVFISPQVHGHNLKLHPVTVIFVLLVASNIAGFIGLLLAVPAYAVGKVIVMHTYRLIRLRYKENYD; this is encoded by the coding sequence ATGCCCCAGGGAAAATACTTTAAAATCGGTTACGCCATCGCGTTGACTTTATTAATTATTTACTTAGGTACGCTCGTAGATTTTGTTTTTCGGCCGGTTATTATTTTCCTGCAAACGGTGTTTGCACCGATTGCGCTGGCCGGGGTGTTATTCTATTTATTTCGTCCGATTGTGAATTTCTTGCATCGCTGGATGCCTAAAGGGGTCGCGATTTTACTTCTATATTTAACGTTTATTGGTCTCCTTACGCTTTTTGCTTTCATGATTGGTCCGGAGATTCAAAACCAGTTTAACAGTTTGATCGATCAGTTCCCTCAATTTATTCAGGAAATGCAAGGCTGGTTCAACACGATCATGCAGACGGAACTCGTGCAGAACATTATGGAAGATGAATCGATTGATCTGGAAGAGATCGGTGCGACGATTGGCAGTTACATCACCGATTCTTTAGGGAACATTAGCGATAACGTCATGAATGTGGTGGGCACGCTGACGACTGCGGTCATCGTGATTATCATTGTACCGTTTGTCCTTTTCTATATGTTAAAAGAAGGCGAAAAAGCACCGCAACAATTGTTGCGCCTATTGCCAAAAAAACAGGAGAAGGAAGGCGAGCGTATCCTTAGCGATATGGATACTGCCCTGGCATCTTTTATTCAAGGCCAAATTATTGTTAGTTTCTGTGTAGGGGTGCTTGTATACATTGCTTATTTAATCATCGGAGTGGATTACTCCCTGATTTTGGCACTTGTCGCGATGGTGACGAACCTCATCCCTTTTATCGGTCCGTGGATTGGTACGGCTCCTGGGCTGGTCGTTGCTCTTTTTGATGGATGGTTCACAGCATTGCTCGTTGTGGGGGCTGTGGTCATTATCCAGCAATTTGAAAGTGTCTTTATCTCCCCGCAAGTCCATGGGCACAACTTGAAATTACACCCGGTAACAGTCATTTTCGTATTGCTCGTGGCCAGCAATATCGCCGGTTTCATCGGTTTGCTTTTGGCAGTACCGGCATATGCGGTCGGGAAAGTGATCGTGATGCACACGTACCGTCTTATTCGGTTGCGGTATAAAGAGAACTATGATTAA
- a CDS encoding rhodanese-like domain-containing protein, with protein sequence MRSEKDGIPQWDREEIEKKLEDESIAFVDVREPDEYEEGHIPGVPLLPMGEIPEHIEQMDKDKTHVFICRSGGRSQKVARYVNEQGLERAINFEGGMLSWEGETKSGKEKRVNDTSDLYK encoded by the coding sequence ATGAGAAGCGAAAAAGACGGCATTCCACAGTGGGACAGAGAAGAAATCGAGAAAAAGTTAGAGGATGAATCCATTGCCTTCGTTGATGTTCGCGAACCTGATGAATACGAAGAGGGGCATATTCCCGGTGTTCCTCTGTTGCCGATGGGAGAAATTCCCGAGCATATTGAACAAATGGACAAAGACAAAACCCATGTGTTCATTTGCCGCAGTGGCGGACGCAGCCAAAAAGTAGCACGATATGTCAATGAACAAGGATTGGAACGCGCGATTAATTTTGAAGGCGGCATGCTATCCTGGGAAGGCGAAACCAAAAGCGGAAAAGAAAAACGAGTGAACGATACTTCTGATTTGTATAAGTAA
- a CDS encoding LysR family transcriptional regulator, translating to MDQKDWFMITILNEEKNITRTASKLYVSQPSLSYRLKKLEEEFGVHLFFKTKRGLAFTSEGEYLVQYAREMLTKLQTTKDIMKNMDDEVTGTLRIGASGNFAQYVLPKLLNNFSLEYPNVNFNVHTGLSTQVMEQLHSSSVHVGIVRNNDSWRGNKHLLSEEQLYLISKKKIDLNKLPEYSLINYHTDVSLEGSITNWWHDQFSEPPNVKMEVDRLETCKEMVKNDFGFAVVPGICLQASDNLNAVGLHFKDGTPVKRKTWLMFKQPASELAVVRHFIEYVKTWSE from the coding sequence TTGGATCAAAAGGATTGGTTCATGATCACCATATTGAACGAAGAAAAAAATATTACCCGAACGGCAAGTAAACTTTATGTTTCTCAACCTTCTTTAAGCTATCGATTAAAAAAATTAGAAGAAGAGTTTGGTGTTCATCTTTTTTTTAAAACCAAAAGGGGCTTAGCGTTTACGTCTGAAGGAGAATATCTCGTTCAATATGCAAGAGAAATGCTAACGAAGTTACAAACTACGAAAGATATTATGAAAAATATGGACGATGAAGTAACCGGAACCTTAAGAATCGGGGCATCTGGTAATTTTGCTCAATATGTATTGCCGAAGCTTTTGAACAATTTTTCGCTCGAGTACCCGAATGTAAATTTTAATGTCCATACCGGTCTAAGTACACAAGTGATGGAACAATTACATTCATCAAGTGTTCATGTTGGAATAGTAAGGAATAACGATTCATGGCGGGGTAATAAACATTTGTTGAGTGAGGAACAACTTTATTTGATTTCCAAAAAGAAAATTGATTTAAATAAATTGCCTGAGTATAGTTTAATCAACTATCATACAGATGTTTCGTTGGAAGGTTCGATTACCAATTGGTGGCATGATCAATTTTCAGAACCGCCAAATGTTAAGATGGAAGTTGACCGCTTGGAAACATGTAAAGAGATGGTAAAGAATGATTTTGGATTTGCGGTCGTACCTGGGATCTGTTTGCAAGCTTCTGATAATCTTAATGCAGTCGGACTCCATTTTAAAGACGGTACACCTGTTAAGCGAAAGACATGGCTAATGTTTAAGCAGCCTGCATCAGAGTTGGCTGTAGTTCGCCACTTCATCGAATATGTAAAGACATGGAGCGAATGA
- the tcuA gene encoding FAD-dependent tricarballylate dehydrogenase TcuA yields the protein MSVRHEDYDLVVVGAGNAALSSAIAAKEEGLNVLVLEKGPKEKRGGNSFFTDGAIRFAYEDMNTLASILSGITKDDIKDIEMPEYRSEDYYDDIMRLTQGKSEPALAKQLVSKSLETISWMRDQGVEFQLNENQRFEKDGKYIFWGGLPVKTKQKGIGLIETLNQRMEVLGIEVLYSTRAIKIDTQEDRVKAVIVQQDGHEKRIPTKAVVLACGGFEASKEKRKKHMGSEWENAVVRGSEYNTGDGLDMALAVGAVPYGDWSGCHAHTTDYGSPRVGDYSKPGDIYKKSSYPLGLIVNIKAERFVDEGADFRNYTYAKYGKETLKQPEQKAFQLFDSQVRPMLREEYNLEEATYVKADTITELAKKMDVDPKALEKTVMKYNDVVQEGTYNPSIKDGKGTTGITPPKSNWALKFDHPPFYAYPVTCGITFTFGGIHVNNMGAVLDKNENPIAGLFAAGEMVGGLFFDNYPGGSGLMSGAVFGRLAGCSAADYVNKSTAKQ from the coding sequence ATGAGTGTTCGACATGAAGACTATGATTTAGTCGTTGTGGGGGCTGGAAATGCTGCACTTAGCTCAGCAATCGCCGCTAAAGAAGAAGGATTAAATGTACTGGTACTAGAAAAGGGTCCAAAAGAAAAACGTGGAGGGAATTCATTTTTTACAGATGGGGCAATTCGTTTTGCTTATGAAGATATGAATACACTTGCATCCATCCTTTCCGGGATCACCAAAGATGACATAAAGGATATAGAAATGCCCGAATATCGAAGCGAAGATTATTATGATGATATTATGCGACTCACTCAAGGAAAAAGTGAGCCGGCATTGGCTAAGCAGCTCGTATCTAAATCATTGGAAACGATATCATGGATGCGGGACCAGGGGGTAGAATTTCAACTGAATGAAAATCAACGCTTTGAAAAAGATGGGAAATATATTTTTTGGGGCGGATTACCCGTTAAGACAAAACAAAAAGGAATCGGTCTCATTGAGACATTAAATCAACGCATGGAAGTGTTGGGGATTGAAGTTCTTTATTCCACAAGGGCCATAAAAATTGACACACAGGAAGATCGAGTCAAAGCAGTTATCGTTCAACAAGACGGGCATGAAAAAAGAATACCGACCAAGGCGGTCGTCTTGGCGTGCGGCGGGTTTGAAGCAAGTAAGGAAAAACGAAAGAAACACATGGGGAGTGAGTGGGAAAACGCGGTTGTTAGAGGTAGTGAATACAATACCGGAGACGGACTGGATATGGCCCTGGCGGTTGGGGCAGTCCCCTACGGAGACTGGAGTGGATGTCATGCTCACACAACTGATTATGGTTCACCCCGGGTAGGGGATTATTCGAAGCCAGGCGATATCTACAAGAAATCATCGTATCCATTAGGTCTAATTGTTAACATAAAGGCCGAACGTTTTGTCGATGAAGGCGCAGATTTTAGAAACTATACGTATGCAAAATACGGAAAGGAAACATTGAAACAGCCGGAACAAAAAGCGTTCCAATTATTCGATTCACAGGTCCGGCCAATGTTACGAGAAGAGTATAATCTTGAAGAAGCTACGTATGTAAAAGCGGATACCATTACAGAATTGGCTAAGAAAATGGATGTTGACCCTAAAGCATTAGAAAAAACGGTTATGAAATATAACGATGTCGTTCAAGAGGGAACTTATAACCCAAGCATTAAGGACGGGAAAGGGACGACCGGGATAACACCTCCAAAATCAAATTGGGCGCTGAAATTTGATCACCCGCCTTTCTATGCTTATCCGGTAACCTGTGGCATTACATTTACTTTTGGCGGGATCCATGTGAACAATATGGGCGCTGTCCTTGATAAGAATGAAAACCCCATAGCGGGATTATTCGCAGCCGGAGAAATGGTTGGCGGACTTTTTTTCGATAATTACCCTGGAGGCTCAGGTTTGATGTCGGGAGCGGTATTTGGAAGACTGGCAGGTTGCTCAGCTGCTGATTACGTTAATAAAAGCACTGCAAAACAGTAG